A stretch of the Agromyces larvae genome encodes the following:
- a CDS encoding DMT family transporter translates to MSSRTTDSTASADTASARVRRPSALSAWLQFLGMGLVWGASFLFMKVALEGVSFGQVAWSRTMLGAIALGLVVLVTRPRVTDASGTAGPVLPREPVVWGHFLVVSLTTCVIPYLSFAWAEQYVSSSLASIYNATTPIMTALMATLVFRVERLGGSRWFGVGLGILGVLVVIAPWQLSGLTGSLAGQLACLLATLCYGFTFGYQRRFLSHRPIAPATFAFLSIGVSAVVMLALTPWLAIGPVTLDWRVVGSLLALGVLGTGLAYIWNINVLRAWGPTGVSTVTYVTPVVGVALGMVLLGEQLSWHEPVGAVLVLLGILFAQGRLRMPGRRVEP, encoded by the coding sequence GTGAGTTCCCGCACCACCGATTCGACCGCGTCCGCCGACACCGCGTCCGCCCGGGTCCGGCGACCCTCCGCGCTGTCGGCCTGGTTGCAGTTCCTCGGCATGGGGCTCGTGTGGGGTGCGAGCTTCCTGTTCATGAAGGTCGCGCTCGAGGGCGTCTCGTTCGGGCAGGTCGCCTGGTCGCGCACCATGCTGGGTGCGATCGCGCTCGGCCTGGTCGTGCTCGTCACGCGGCCCAGGGTGACGGATGCCTCCGGCACGGCCGGCCCGGTGCTGCCGCGCGAACCCGTGGTGTGGGGGCACTTCCTCGTGGTGTCGCTCACGACGTGCGTCATCCCGTACCTCAGCTTCGCGTGGGCCGAGCAGTACGTGTCGTCGAGCCTCGCGTCGATCTACAACGCGACGACGCCGATCATGACCGCCCTGATGGCGACGCTGGTGTTCCGCGTGGAGCGGCTCGGCGGCAGCCGGTGGTTCGGCGTGGGGCTGGGCATCCTGGGGGTGCTCGTCGTGATCGCGCCGTGGCAGCTCTCGGGGCTCACGGGGAGTCTGGCGGGACAGCTCGCGTGCCTGCTCGCGACGCTCTGCTACGGGTTCACGTTCGGGTATCAGCGCCGGTTCCTCAGCCACCGGCCGATCGCGCCGGCGACGTTCGCGTTCCTGTCGATCGGGGTGTCGGCGGTGGTCATGCTCGCGCTCACGCCGTGGCTCGCGATCGGGCCGGTGACGCTCGACTGGCGGGTGGTCGGTTCGCTGCTGGCGCTCGGCGTGCTCGGCACGGGACTCGCCTACATCTGGAACATCAACGTGCTGCGGGCCTGGGGGCCGACCGGGGTGTCGACCGTGACCTATGTGACGCCGGTGGTGGGGGTGGCGCTCGGCATGGTGCTGCTCGGCGAGCAGTTGAGCTGGCACGAACCGGTCGGCGCCGTGCTGGTGCTGCTCGGCATCCTGTTCGCGCAGGGCAGGCTCCGGATGCCGGGGCGCCGCGTCGAGCCGTGA
- a CDS encoding signal peptidase II: protein MTEQSEPDRKPEPEPEPSRHPGRWTAAAPWIAVAVAIAVIAADQLTKLWAEQSLEPGVRTPLLGDLLGLQLVYNPGAAFSLGTGSTWVFTILAGVGIVVAAWFVRRTRSRAWAICLGLLLGGAITHFLDRLLREPGFGQGHVVDFIAYAHWFIGNVADIAIFGGAVLVVLLVVRGVPLRPANDAGPAKDAGPADNPGHEASDRF from the coding sequence GTGACTGAGCAGTCCGAGCCCGACCGCAAGCCCGAGCCCGAGCCGGAGCCCTCGCGGCATCCGGGCCGATGGACCGCCGCGGCGCCGTGGATCGCCGTGGCCGTCGCGATCGCGGTCATCGCGGCCGACCAGCTCACCAAGCTCTGGGCCGAGCAGTCGCTCGAACCGGGCGTGCGCACTCCCCTGCTCGGCGATCTGCTCGGGCTCCAGCTCGTGTACAACCCCGGTGCCGCGTTCTCGCTCGGCACGGGCAGCACGTGGGTCTTCACGATCCTCGCCGGGGTCGGCATCGTCGTCGCGGCGTGGTTCGTGCGGCGCACCCGCTCGCGCGCCTGGGCGATCTGCCTCGGGCTGCTGCTCGGCGGCGCGATCACGCACTTCCTCGACCGGCTGCTGCGCGAGCCCGGGTTCGGCCAGGGCCACGTGGTCGACTTCATCGCCTACGCGCACTGGTTCATCGGCAACGTCGCCGACATCGCGATCTTCGGCGGAGCCGTGCTCGTGGTGCTGCTCGTGGTGCGCGGCGTGCCGCTGCGGCCGGCGAACGACGCCGGCCCTGCGAAGGACGCCGGGCCTGCGGACAACCCCGGGCACGAGGCATCCGACCGGTTCTAG
- the lpdA gene encoding dihydrolipoyl dehydrogenase produces the protein MTTHFDVIVLGAGPGGYVAAIRAAQLGQKVAVIEERYWGGVCLNVGCIPSKALLRNAELAHIFHDQAKTFGISGDVQFDFGAAFDRSRQVSEKHVKGVHFLMKKNGIAEFDGRGVFTGPNAIDVRKADGSVEQLTFANAIIATGSRVRLLPGVQLSQNVVTYETQILTRELPRSIAIVGAGAIGMEFAYVLRNYGVEVTVIEFLDRALPNEDVEVSKEITRQYRNIGIPILASTRVDTVVDNGSSVTVSYTGADGQPGSLEADKVLMAVGFAPNVEGFGLEATGVTLTERGAIAIDERMRTNVPHIYAIGDVTAKLMLAHVAEAQGVVAAETIGDAETMELGDYRMMPRATFCSPQVASFGLTEQQARDEGYDVVVAKFPFSANGKANGLGDPVGFVKLVADKKHLELLGGHMVGPDVSELLPELTLAQKWDLGALELARNVHTHPTLSEALQEAFHGLAGHMINM, from the coding sequence ATGACCACCCACTTCGACGTCATCGTCCTCGGCGCGGGCCCCGGCGGGTACGTGGCCGCCATCCGCGCCGCCCAACTCGGCCAGAAGGTCGCCGTCATCGAGGAGCGCTACTGGGGCGGCGTCTGTCTCAACGTCGGCTGCATCCCCTCCAAGGCGCTGCTGCGCAACGCCGAGCTCGCGCACATCTTCCACGACCAGGCCAAGACCTTCGGCATCTCGGGCGACGTGCAGTTCGACTTCGGCGCCGCGTTCGACCGCAGCCGCCAGGTCTCCGAGAAGCACGTCAAGGGCGTGCACTTCCTGATGAAGAAGAACGGCATCGCCGAGTTCGACGGCCGCGGCGTCTTCACCGGCCCGAACGCGATCGATGTGCGCAAGGCCGACGGCTCGGTCGAGCAGCTGACCTTCGCGAACGCGATCATCGCGACCGGGTCGCGCGTGCGCCTGCTGCCGGGCGTGCAGCTCTCGCAGAACGTCGTCACCTACGAGACGCAGATCCTCACGCGCGAGCTGCCCCGCTCGATCGCGATCGTCGGCGCCGGCGCCATCGGCATGGAGTTCGCGTACGTGCTGCGCAACTACGGCGTCGAGGTGACCGTGATCGAGTTCCTCGACCGCGCGCTGCCGAACGAAGACGTCGAGGTCTCGAAGGAGATCACCCGCCAGTACCGCAACATCGGCATCCCGATCCTCGCGTCGACCCGCGTCGACACGGTCGTCGACAACGGCTCTTCGGTCACGGTCAGCTACACCGGCGCCGACGGGCAGCCCGGCTCGCTCGAGGCCGACAAGGTGCTCATGGCGGTCGGCTTCGCGCCGAACGTCGAGGGCTTCGGCCTCGAGGCGACCGGCGTGACGCTCACCGAGCGCGGCGCCATCGCGATCGACGAGCGGATGCGCACGAACGTGCCGCACATCTACGCGATCGGCGACGTCACCGCCAAGCTCATGCTCGCGCACGTCGCCGAGGCGCAGGGCGTCGTCGCAGCCGAGACCATCGGCGACGCCGAGACCATGGAACTCGGCGACTACCGAATGATGCCGCGCGCCACGTTCTGCTCGCCGCAGGTCGCTTCGTTCGGGCTGACCGAGCAGCAGGCCCGCGACGAAGGGTACGACGTGGTCGTCGCGAAGTTCCCGTTCTCGGCGAACGGCAAGGCCAACGGCCTGGGCGACCCGGTCGGCTTCGTGAAGCTCGTCGCCGACAAGAAGCACCTCGAGCTGCTGGGCGGCCACATGGTCGGGCCGGATGTCTCGGAGCTGCTGCCCGAGCTCACCCTCGCGCAGAAGTGGGACCTCGGCGCCCTCGAGCTCGCCCGCAACGTGCACACCCACCCGACCCTGTCGGAGGCGCTGCAGGAGGCGTTCCACGGGCTGGCCGGGCACATGATCAACATGTAG
- a CDS encoding tyrosine-type recombinase/integrase has product MPYVASTAQVWALHDAMPEGLKPAILLGAFAGLRRGEIVALRTTDVDFMRGVITPAIQNDGEPLKTEQSRTPIPIPSDLALELNKMPAKFGSDTIVVNPFGRKASTTMLNAEFKAAREKVNGLPDGFRLHDLRHYYASLLIASGLDVKTVSTLVRHASPSITLDVYGHLWPERDETGRAAIAKVFAEHLADSSRTGAATPQ; this is encoded by the coding sequence GTGCCGTACGTCGCGTCCACAGCGCAGGTCTGGGCGCTGCACGACGCCATGCCGGAAGGGCTGAAGCCGGCAATCCTGCTCGGTGCCTTCGCGGGCCTCCGACGCGGCGAGATCGTCGCTCTCCGCACCACGGATGTCGACTTCATGCGCGGCGTCATCACGCCCGCGATCCAGAACGATGGGGAGCCACTCAAGACGGAGCAGTCACGAACGCCGATCCCAATCCCTTCGGATCTCGCGCTCGAGCTGAACAAGATGCCGGCGAAGTTCGGGTCCGACACGATCGTCGTGAACCCATTCGGGCGGAAGGCGTCGACGACGATGCTGAACGCCGAGTTCAAGGCCGCTCGAGAGAAGGTCAACGGGCTGCCCGACGGGTTCCGCCTGCACGACCTGCGCCACTACTACGCGTCCCTCCTGATCGCGTCCGGCCTGGACGTCAAGACCGTCTCCACGCTGGTGCGTCACGCCTCCCCGAGCATCACTCTCGACGTGTACGGGCACCTCTGGCCGGAGCGTGATGAGACAGGTCGCGCCGCCATCGCGAAGGTGTTCGCCGAACATCTTGCGGACTCCTCGCGGACTGGGGCCGCTACTCCCCAGTGA
- a CDS encoding solute symporter family protein, whose amino-acid sequence MLHFESTAATAAADNSWLNIGIFGVFVAITLVIVFRASRNNKTASDYYAAGRSFTGGQNGSAIAGDYLSAASFLGIVGAIAVTGYDGFLYSIGFLVAWLVALLLVAELLRNTGKFTMADVLSFRLKQKPVRIAAAITTLVVCFFYLLAQMSGAGGLVSLLLGVGDQVGQAVVITVVGALMILYVLIGGMKGTTWVQIIKAILLIAGAAVMTVWVLALNGFNFSTLLDNAVAVAENPAILDPGLKYGVSDASKIDFISLGLALVLGTAALPHVLMRFYTVPTAKEARKSVVWAIWLIGIFYVFTLVLGYGAAALVGPSVITAAPGGVNSAAPLLAFELGGPLLLGLISAIAFATILAVVAGLTITAAASFAHDIYASVVKKGKPEAGAEVKVARRTVVVIGIVAIIGGIAANGQNVAFLVALAFAIAASANLPTIVYSLFWKRFTTKGALWSMYGGLISALVLIAFSPVVSGSEASMLKTADIDFAFFPLSNPGIISIPLAFLLGWIGTVLDKSKEDPTKQSEMEVRSLTGIGAEKAVQH is encoded by the coding sequence ATGCTGCACTTCGAATCCACCGCCGCCACGGCTGCAGCCGACAACTCGTGGCTTAACATCGGCATCTTCGGCGTCTTCGTCGCGATCACGCTCGTGATCGTGTTCCGCGCGAGCCGCAACAACAAGACCGCGTCCGACTACTACGCCGCGGGCCGTTCGTTCACCGGGGGGCAGAACGGATCGGCGATCGCGGGCGACTACCTCTCGGCGGCGTCGTTCCTCGGCATCGTCGGCGCCATCGCCGTCACCGGGTACGACGGGTTCCTCTACTCGATCGGGTTCCTCGTGGCGTGGCTCGTCGCGCTGCTGCTGGTCGCCGAGCTGCTGCGCAACACCGGCAAGTTCACCATGGCCGACGTGCTCTCGTTCCGGCTGAAGCAGAAGCCGGTGCGCATCGCCGCGGCGATCACGACGCTCGTCGTGTGCTTCTTCTACCTGCTCGCGCAGATGTCGGGTGCCGGCGGTCTCGTGTCGCTGCTGCTCGGGGTCGGCGACCAGGTCGGCCAGGCCGTGGTGATCACCGTGGTCGGCGCCCTGATGATCCTCTACGTGCTCATCGGCGGCATGAAGGGCACCACGTGGGTGCAGATCATCAAGGCGATCCTGCTCATCGCGGGCGCCGCCGTCATGACGGTCTGGGTGCTCGCGCTCAACGGCTTCAACTTCTCGACCCTGCTCGACAACGCGGTCGCGGTCGCCGAGAACCCGGCGATCCTCGACCCGGGCCTGAAGTACGGGGTCTCGGACGCGTCGAAGATCGACTTCATCTCGCTCGGCCTCGCGCTGGTGCTCGGCACCGCGGCGCTGCCGCACGTGCTGATGCGCTTCTACACGGTGCCCACCGCGAAGGAGGCCCGCAAGTCGGTCGTCTGGGCGATCTGGCTGATCGGCATCTTCTACGTGTTCACCCTCGTGCTCGGGTACGGTGCCGCGGCGCTCGTCGGTCCGTCGGTCATCACCGCCGCGCCCGGCGGCGTGAACTCGGCCGCCCCGCTGCTCGCCTTCGAGCTCGGCGGGCCGCTGCTGCTCGGCCTGATCTCGGCGATCGCGTTCGCGACGATCCTCGCGGTCGTCGCCGGCCTCACGATCACCGCGGCCGCGAGCTTCGCGCACGACATCTACGCGTCGGTCGTGAAGAAGGGCAAGCCCGAGGCGGGCGCCGAGGTCAAGGTCGCCCGTCGCACGGTGGTCGTCATCGGCATCGTCGCGATCATCGGCGGCATCGCCGCGAACGGCCAGAACGTGGCGTTCCTCGTGGCGCTCGCGTTCGCGATCGCCGCGTCGGCGAACCTGCCGACGATCGTGTACTCGCTGTTCTGGAAGCGGTTCACCACCAAGGGCGCGCTCTGGAGCATGTACGGCGGCCTCATCTCGGCGCTCGTGCTGATCGCGTTCTCGCCGGTCGTGTCGGGCTCCGAGGCATCCATGCTGAAGACCGCGGACATCGACTTCGCGTTCTTCCCGCTCTCGAACCCGGGCATCATCTCGATCCCGCTCGCGTTCCTGCTCGGCTGGATCGGGACCGTCCTCGACAAGTCGAAGGAGGACCCGACCAAGCAGAGCGAGATGGAGGTGCGCTCGCTCACGGGCATCGGCGCCGAGAAGGCGGTGCAGCACTAG
- a CDS encoding DUF485 domain-containing protein: MGNDALSSETTAPPVDFGAVQASPEFQKLRKTHRSFVFPVLAACLVWYLAYVLLASYAHDFMSTPVWGSVNVAMILGLAQVVTTFAVTTWYVSYANKHLDPKAEQIRDEIEGGDFGSTASGVGSATAEEATR, encoded by the coding sequence ATGGGCAACGACGCCCTGAGCTCCGAGACGACGGCACCGCCCGTCGACTTCGGAGCCGTCCAAGCATCACCCGAGTTCCAGAAGCTGCGGAAAACGCACCGCAGCTTCGTGTTCCCCGTGCTGGCCGCGTGCCTCGTCTGGTACCTCGCCTACGTGCTGCTGGCCAGCTATGCGCACGACTTCATGTCGACGCCGGTGTGGGGCAGCGTCAACGTGGCGATGATCCTCGGCCTGGCGCAGGTGGTCACCACGTTCGCCGTCACGACCTGGTACGTCAGCTACGCGAACAAGCACCTCGACCCGAAGGCCGAGCAGATCCGCGATGAGATCGAGGGCGGCGACTTCGGGTCGACCGCGTCGGGCGTCGGCTCGGCAACCGCTGAGGAGGCGACCCGCTGA
- a CDS encoding sensor histidine kinase has translation MPESTLLATAAGVVAGALAVGIVVLLRRLVLASKELGTDEERATYRTLHLASRAATHLRGGLGGAETGGHDAARAVKHLRALLGCDTLVLADATGVVAVDGDDALAPAAAQLAAEAVDSGRAQLQRRVPTATGETDAAAAPILVGRRAAGALVAFASPVRAGLVRATGEVADWVAAQVELGELDASRAALAEAEVRALRAQISPHFIYNSLNAIASFINTDPATARELVLEFADFTRYSFRRHGDFTTVAEELRSIDSYLRLERARFGERLQVTLQIAPEVLSTVIPFLSVQPLVENAVRHGLEAKEGGGRITITAEDQGAFAQLTVEDDGVGIDPETLERVLAGGPPGDHVGLRNVDARLRQVYGDEHGLVVETNVGAGTLVRMRVPKSQPGRSIHPPAAEERMER, from the coding sequence GTGCCCGAGTCGACGCTGCTCGCGACCGCGGCCGGCGTGGTCGCCGGTGCCCTGGCGGTCGGCATCGTCGTGCTGCTGCGTCGGCTCGTGCTCGCGTCGAAGGAGCTCGGCACCGACGAGGAGCGGGCCACCTACCGCACCCTGCACCTGGCATCCCGCGCCGCCACGCATCTGCGCGGCGGGCTCGGCGGCGCCGAGACGGGCGGGCACGATGCGGCCCGCGCGGTGAAGCACCTGCGCGCGCTGCTCGGCTGCGACACGCTCGTGCTCGCCGACGCGACCGGGGTCGTCGCGGTGGACGGCGACGACGCGCTCGCCCCGGCGGCGGCTCAGCTCGCGGCCGAGGCGGTCGACTCGGGCCGCGCGCAGTTGCAGCGCCGGGTGCCCACGGCGACGGGCGAGACGGATGCCGCGGCCGCACCGATCCTCGTCGGCCGGCGTGCGGCCGGGGCGCTTGTGGCGTTCGCGTCGCCCGTGCGGGCGGGGCTCGTGCGCGCCACCGGCGAGGTCGCCGACTGGGTGGCCGCGCAGGTCGAGCTCGGCGAGCTCGACGCGAGCCGCGCGGCGCTCGCCGAGGCCGAGGTTCGGGCGCTGCGCGCCCAGATCAGCCCGCACTTCATCTACAACTCGCTGAACGCCATCGCGTCGTTCATCAACACCGACCCGGCCACCGCCCGCGAACTGGTGCTCGAGTTCGCCGATTTCACCCGGTACTCGTTCCGGCGGCACGGCGACTTCACGACCGTGGCCGAAGAGCTGCGGTCGATCGACTCGTATCTGCGGCTCGAGCGCGCCCGGTTCGGCGAGCGCCTGCAGGTGACGCTGCAGATCGCCCCCGAGGTGCTGTCGACCGTCATCCCGTTCCTGTCGGTGCAGCCGCTCGTCGAGAACGCGGTGCGCCACGGTCTCGAGGCGAAGGAGGGCGGCGGGCGCATCACGATCACCGCGGAGGACCAGGGCGCGTTCGCGCAGCTCACCGTCGAGGACGACGGCGTCGGCATCGACCCCGAGACGCTGGAGCGCGTGCTCGCGGGCGGACCGCCCGGCGACCACGTCGGGCTGCGCAACGTCGACGCCCGGCTCCGGCAGGTCTACGGGGACGAGCACGGGCTCGTCGTCGAGACGAACGTCGGCGCCGGCACCCTCGTGCGCATGCGCGTGCCGAAGTCGCAGCCTGGTCGCAGCATCCACCCGCCCGCCGCCGAAGAGAGGATGGAACGGTGA
- a CDS encoding LytR/AlgR family response regulator transcription factor has protein sequence MISVLIADDEQPAVDELAFLLRQDPRIGVIHQASSGSEAIRLLSREPVDAAFLDIHMPGLSGFDLARALGRFEHTPALVFVTADEEGALEAFDLAAVDYLLKPVRAERLQRSVSRVVEALRANASPSTATGPMPVAQPEMIAVTLGGTTRMIRRDDVRYVQAQGDYARLHTEEASYLVRVPMADLERQWAEAGFVRVHRSYLVALPHLTRVRLGGDHPSVTVGGAELPVSRRLLPGLRERVESTTFRARS, from the coding sequence GTGATCAGCGTTCTGATCGCGGACGACGAGCAGCCCGCCGTCGACGAGCTCGCATTCCTGCTGCGGCAGGACCCGCGGATCGGTGTCATCCACCAGGCGTCGAGCGGCTCCGAGGCGATCCGGCTGCTCAGCCGCGAGCCGGTCGACGCGGCGTTCCTCGACATCCACATGCCCGGGCTCTCGGGCTTCGACCTCGCGCGCGCCCTCGGCCGGTTCGAGCACACCCCCGCACTCGTGTTCGTGACCGCCGACGAAGAGGGAGCACTCGAGGCGTTCGACCTCGCCGCCGTCGACTACCTGCTGAAACCCGTGCGCGCCGAGCGGCTGCAGCGTTCGGTGAGCCGGGTGGTCGAGGCGCTGCGAGCGAACGCGTCGCCGTCGACCGCGACCGGCCCGATGCCGGTGGCCCAGCCCGAGATGATCGCGGTGACGCTCGGCGGCACCACGCGCATGATCCGACGCGACGACGTGCGGTACGTGCAGGCGCAGGGCGACTACGCCCGGCTGCACACCGAGGAGGCGAGCTACCTGGTGCGGGTGCCGATGGCCGATCTCGAGCGGCAGTGGGCCGAGGCCGGGTTCGTGCGCGTGCACCGGTCGTACCTGGTGGCGCTGCCGCACCTCACCCGGGTGCGGCTCGGCGGGGATCACCCGAGCGTCACGGTCGGCGGCGCCGAGCTGCCGGTCAGCCGACGTCTGCTGCCGGGGTTGCGCGAGCGGGTCGAGTCGACGACGTTCCGGGCCCGGTCGTGA
- a CDS encoding cation acetate symporter has product MNPAIGYAAIVAVALASALIGFYGLRVSRTTSDFYVASRTVRPWWNASAIGGEYLSAASFLGIAGLILLTGSAGLWFPIGYTAGYLMLLLFVAAPLRRSGAYTIPDFTEARLESRWVRRVTSLLVIVIGWFYIVPQLQGAALTVRITTGLPAWAGSLAVAVIVAVVVAAGGMRSITFVQAFQFWLKLTALAVPVIALLLIVGGRGVEPELALAEAFPAASGPGELDVYRTVSLMVALLLGTLGLPHVLVRFYTNPDGSAARRTTVIVLVLLSAFYLFPTAFGLLGRAFAPDLAASGDADALVLLLPDRLVDGPLGDLLTALVIAGAFAAFLSTSSGLVVSLAGVISQDLLGGSVRGFRIAAVGSTLVPLLVALVTSPSGLAGSVGLVFAFTASTLCPILLLGIWWRGLTARGAIAGMLTGAVLSGAAILGGPALGAAWPAAAAAFEQPAAWTVPIAVLTTVVVSRTDRRGAPRGADAFLRRLHVPEVRRTPR; this is encoded by the coding sequence GTGAACCCCGCGATCGGGTACGCGGCGATCGTCGCCGTCGCGCTCGCGTCCGCACTGATCGGCTTCTACGGGCTGCGCGTGAGCCGCACCACGAGCGACTTCTATGTCGCCAGTCGTACGGTGCGGCCGTGGTGGAACGCGTCGGCGATCGGCGGCGAGTACCTGTCGGCGGCGAGCTTCCTCGGCATCGCCGGGCTGATCCTGCTCACCGGCTCGGCCGGGCTGTGGTTCCCGATCGGGTACACGGCCGGATACCTCATGCTGCTGCTGTTCGTCGCCGCGCCCCTGCGCCGGTCGGGGGCGTACACCATCCCCGACTTCACCGAGGCGCGGCTCGAATCGCGCTGGGTGCGCCGCGTGACGAGCCTGCTCGTCATCGTCATCGGCTGGTTCTACATCGTGCCGCAGTTGCAGGGCGCGGCCCTCACCGTGCGCATCACGACCGGGCTGCCGGCGTGGGCGGGGTCGCTCGCGGTCGCGGTGATCGTCGCGGTCGTGGTCGCGGCGGGCGGCATGCGGTCGATCACGTTCGTGCAGGCGTTCCAGTTCTGGTTGAAGCTCACCGCGCTCGCGGTGCCGGTGATCGCGCTGCTGCTCATCGTCGGCGGGCGCGGCGTCGAGCCCGAGCTGGCGCTCGCCGAGGCGTTCCCCGCCGCATCCGGGCCCGGCGAGCTCGACGTCTACCGCACCGTGTCGCTCATGGTGGCGTTGCTGCTCGGCACGCTCGGGCTGCCGCACGTGCTGGTGCGGTTCTACACGAACCCCGACGGCTCCGCCGCGCGACGCACGACCGTCATCGTGCTGGTGCTGCTCAGCGCGTTCTACCTGTTCCCCACCGCGTTCGGACTGCTCGGGCGGGCGTTCGCACCCGACCTCGCGGCATCCGGCGACGCCGACGCCCTCGTGCTGCTGCTGCCCGACCGCCTCGTCGACGGCCCGCTCGGCGACCTGCTCACCGCGCTGGTGATCGCCGGTGCCTTCGCCGCGTTCCTGTCGACGTCGTCGGGGCTCGTGGTGTCGCTCGCCGGCGTGATCAGCCAGGACCTCCTGGGCGGCAGCGTGCGCGGATTCCGCATCGCGGCGGTCGGGTCGACGCTCGTGCCCCTGCTGGTGGCGCTCGTCACGTCGCCGTCGGGCCTGGCCGGCAGCGTAGGGCTGGTGTTCGCGTTCACCGCGTCGACGCTGTGCCCGATCCTGCTGCTCGGCATCTGGTGGCGGGGCCTCACCGCGCGCGGCGCGATCGCCGGCATGCTCACCGGGGCGGTGCTGTCTGGTGCGGCGATCCTCGGCGGCCCCGCGCTCGGCGCAGCCTGGCCGGCCGCGGCCGCCGCGTTCGAGCAGCCCGCGGCCTGGACGGTGCCGATCGCGGTGCTCACCACGGTGGTCGTCTCGCGCACCGACCGACGCGGGGCACCGCGCGGCGCCGACGCCTTCCTGCGCCGACTGCACGTGCCCGAGGTGCGGCGCACGCCCCGCTAG
- a CDS encoding IS256 family transposase: MALDQSALLELLGELQSTDVSDRIRLATQKLYQELIDAEATAFIGAASYERSEGRVAVRNGSRPRTLTTTAGDLDLRIPKLRQGSFFPSLLERRRRVDQALFAVVMEAYVHGVSTRKVDDLVKALGADSGISKSEVSRICQDLDEDVAAFRERPLDAQDYPYVFVDATYCKARVGRQVVSQAIVVAIGVASDGTRQVLGFDVGDTESEPFWTAFFRSLKARGLGGVRLVISDAHSGLIKAIQVAFQGVSWQRCRVHFMRNVLAKVPKVAGPMVASIIRTVFVPRGKASLVKAQFGEVVRMLERSHPAIAEMLEDARDELLAFTGFPAAHWQQIWSTNPLERLNKEIKRRTDVVGTFPNPAALLRLAGHVLIEQHDEWDSADRRYFSDASMALLNTTGEEDSIPELIAA; encoded by the coding sequence ATGGCTCTAGACCAGTCTGCCCTCCTCGAGCTCCTCGGGGAACTGCAGTCCACCGATGTCAGCGACCGGATCCGGCTCGCGACGCAGAAGCTCTACCAGGAGCTGATCGACGCGGAAGCGACTGCGTTCATCGGCGCCGCGTCCTACGAACGCTCGGAGGGGCGTGTCGCGGTCCGTAACGGGTCGCGTCCGCGGACGCTGACCACCACGGCCGGGGATCTGGATCTGCGGATCCCGAAGCTGCGACAGGGGTCGTTCTTCCCGTCGCTGCTGGAGCGGCGCCGCCGGGTCGATCAGGCGCTGTTCGCGGTCGTGATGGAGGCTTACGTCCACGGTGTCTCGACCCGGAAGGTCGACGACCTCGTCAAGGCGCTCGGCGCCGATTCGGGGATCTCCAAGTCCGAGGTGTCTCGCATCTGCCAGGACCTCGACGAGGACGTCGCCGCGTTCCGCGAACGGCCGCTGGACGCCCAGGACTACCCGTATGTGTTCGTCGATGCGACCTACTGCAAGGCCCGTGTCGGTCGTCAGGTTGTCTCGCAGGCGATCGTCGTGGCGATCGGCGTCGCCTCCGACGGCACCCGGCAAGTCCTCGGCTTCGACGTCGGCGATACGGAGTCCGAGCCGTTCTGGACGGCGTTCTTCCGGTCGTTGAAGGCCCGCGGTCTCGGCGGAGTGCGCCTGGTGATCTCCGACGCCCACTCCGGGCTGATCAAAGCCATCCAGGTCGCGTTCCAAGGCGTCTCGTGGCAGCGCTGCCGGGTTCACTTCATGCGCAACGTCCTGGCGAAGGTCCCCAAGGTCGCCGGCCCGATGGTCGCCTCCATCATCCGCACCGTGTTCGTCCCGCGCGGCAAGGCCAGCCTCGTCAAAGCACAGTTCGGGGAGGTCGTTCGCATGCTCGAACGCTCCCATCCGGCCATCGCCGAGATGCTCGAGGATGCCCGCGATGAGCTCCTCGCGTTCACCGGGTTCCCGGCCGCGCACTGGCAGCAGATCTGGTCCACGAACCCGCTGGAACGGCTGAACAAGGAGATCAAGCGCCGCACCGACGTCGTCGGCACCTTCCCCAACCCTGCCGCGCTGCTGCGCCTCGCCGGGCACGTCCTGATCGAGCAGCACGACGAATGGGACAGCGCCGACCGCCGCTACTTCAGCGACGCCTCCATGGCCCTGCTGAACACCACCGGAGAGGAGGACAGCATCCCCGAACTCATCGCGGCATAA